The following proteins come from a genomic window of Streptomyces sp. Sge12:
- a CDS encoding serine hydrolase domain-containing protein, whose translation MKNPLDFAALDAAIENVHRAGMPGLFAEVRDGDRVWRGAAGVADVATGRPVCADMRHRVGSITKTFTAAAVLQQVESGRIGLDVPIGRYLPKLVPGERGAAITVRMLLDHTSGLAEYLPYAYPSLKAFPALADTGPQSLDDHRFTRFDPTELIGMGVAAPAVGTPGGRPGVYSNTNYLLLVELLEQVTGTTAEQYITRNVIERAGLRDTRLPAGPYVDGPHSQLYEAWFGMIDPPRDYSVYDMSWVGPSASLISTVADLNRFYGLLLAGEIVGPSSLAQMQRTVPVVSQEGRTIDYGLGLHPMEGPGRSTYWGHGGTVWGGGALAMTRADGARQMAVAVNLQRWNSLDSSGTPQPHPIDDALATLYRLAMDD comes from the coding sequence GTGAAGAACCCACTGGATTTCGCGGCGCTGGACGCGGCCATCGAAAACGTGCACCGCGCCGGGATGCCGGGCCTGTTCGCCGAGGTGCGCGACGGCGACCGGGTCTGGCGCGGCGCCGCGGGGGTCGCCGATGTCGCCACCGGCCGCCCCGTCTGCGCCGACATGCGCCACCGCGTCGGCAGCATCACCAAGACGTTCACTGCCGCGGCGGTCCTGCAGCAGGTCGAGAGCGGCCGGATCGGCCTCGACGTACCGATCGGCCGGTACCTTCCGAAGCTGGTGCCCGGCGAACGCGGTGCCGCGATCACGGTCCGGATGCTGCTCGACCACACCAGCGGCCTCGCCGAGTACCTCCCGTACGCCTACCCCTCCCTCAAGGCGTTCCCCGCCCTCGCGGACACCGGACCCCAGAGCCTGGACGACCACCGGTTCACGCGGTTCGACCCCACCGAACTGATCGGGATGGGCGTCGCCGCACCTGCCGTCGGCACCCCGGGCGGTCGGCCGGGGGTGTACTCCAACACCAACTACCTGCTCCTCGTCGAACTCCTGGAACAGGTGACCGGCACTACGGCCGAGCAGTACATCACCCGGAACGTCATCGAGCGCGCCGGGCTCCGGGACACCCGACTCCCCGCCGGACCGTACGTCGACGGGCCGCACTCGCAGCTCTACGAGGCGTGGTTCGGCATGATCGACCCGCCGCGCGACTACAGCGTCTACGACATGTCGTGGGTGGGGCCGTCGGCCTCACTGATATCGACCGTCGCGGACCTCAACCGCTTCTACGGCCTGCTGCTGGCCGGGGAGATCGTCGGCCCGTCGTCGCTGGCGCAGATGCAACGCACGGTCCCGGTCGTCTCCCAAGAGGGGAGGACGATCGACTACGGCCTCGGCCTGCACCCGATGGAAGGCCCGGGCCGGAGCACCTACTGGGGGCACGGCGGCACGGTCTGGGGCGGGGGAGCGCTGGCCATGACCCGTGCCGACGGCGCGCGGCAGATGGCAGTCGCGGTGAACCTGCAGAGGTGGAACAGCCTCGACTCTTCCGGTACGCCGCAGCCCCACCCCATCGACGACGCGCTTGCGACGCTGTACCGCCTGGCCATGGACGACTGA
- a CDS encoding TetR/AcrR family transcriptional regulator, with translation MAGRRRWTTEEILDAAAELLRTSSADSFSVRKLATVLGTDSSSLYRHFRSKTELLRAVADRILLAAMDGYRPEGDWKQRITALAWRVREAFGQQPQLAAIWGRYASSGTGSRLVMEEVLQALRASGLPDEEIPGRYHRIAILLAALIASEAGISTVTPEEHEQGMELFRVAVLGADPERFPALAHFAREVRPLGADRRAAFEEILAAQLADIEAATHPSHPGRQGRGHPKG, from the coding sequence ATGGCAGGCCGAAGGCGCTGGACGACCGAAGAGATCCTGGATGCGGCGGCGGAGCTGCTGCGTACGAGCAGCGCGGATTCGTTCAGCGTGCGCAAGCTGGCCACGGTCCTCGGGACCGATTCCTCCAGCCTCTACCGGCACTTCCGCAGCAAGACCGAACTGCTGCGCGCGGTCGCCGACCGGATCCTCCTGGCCGCGATGGACGGCTACCGCCCCGAGGGCGACTGGAAGCAGCGCATCACCGCACTGGCCTGGCGCGTGCGGGAAGCCTTCGGGCAGCAGCCGCAGCTCGCCGCGATCTGGGGGCGCTACGCATCGAGCGGCACCGGCTCCCGGCTGGTCATGGAAGAGGTCCTCCAGGCCCTGCGCGCGTCGGGCCTGCCCGACGAGGAGATCCCGGGGCGCTACCACCGGATCGCGATCCTCCTCGCCGCCCTGATCGCCTCCGAGGCCGGAATCAGCACCGTCACTCCCGAGGAGCACGAACAGGGCATGGAGCTGTTCCGCGTCGCGGTACTGGGCGCCGACCCCGAACGCTTCCCGGCCCTGGCCCACTTCGCCCGCGAGGTCCGCCCGCTCGGGGCGGATCGCCGCGCCGCGTTCGAGGAGATCCTCGCCGCTCAACTCGCCGACATCGAGGCCGCGACCCACCCCAGCCACCCGGGCCGGCAGGGGCGTGGACACCCGAAGGGATAG